A stretch of Komagataella phaffii GS115 chromosome 2, complete sequence DNA encodes these proteins:
- a CDS encoding Ferric reductase and cupric reductase, reduces siderophore-bound iron and oxidized copper prior to u translates to MLITSLLVLILFNVLATAKIFAKPSSLMFSCLTASQEFQYDFVPPPDVIPFWYIACNYEPALGSIVFCMDSNADSICPFSNSLEVLALGCQTQGDRTLTQTYLMESGKNATKYMKNPASDPDFNFTQLTTPIMFNMSEVVNKKDAYYNFFDNLDDSTKFGDFTIIYWGVLLILIGLFNHISAHNYLKSISLNSRLNQWKALVVLPTLSSYHLNPARFRGIAFFEALLPLRQETFVLIAYILLCVYYTTSNYKVIANSPLFGSPYRQYLRFISDRTGIFAFTQLPLLILFGGRNNILMTISGLPFNTFIIFHKWISRVMMLCAVVHAHQFVIYLEATGTFRRSLGELYFQFGELALLCCLLIMVQSVFYFRKRCYELFLVLHIFLAFIFLVGCYFHVSKIGYSEWILATLGLWILDRVWRFVNIYRYGVQTAQLTVFHPHSTDSNREDPTVKVSIPKPATWKSYPGCFVYLYFLDPHLKFWESHPFTIYDSTDQFGDPTPMINIYIKPKCGTTKAIYDQIMSRDITGVKVLVEGPYGHRAHTENYDQLLLFVGGNGIPGPFSHAARSVSALPYKDVESFKKVELVWSIKTLSALNWFYDELIQLKDTNVSVTVYVTRGDLSLADDDNSSTSSNNNIEPEILTETSHLLKDDTNNKSKKREVSSIITIAEKFHNLSKFVTFIRGRPNFEKKLDQVINECSQASKITTIGLVACGPSLMCDNIRNLVAHRLSRNDTGKFRIDLLEELQVW, encoded by the coding sequence ATGCTAATAACAAGTTTATTGGTACTTATTCTCTTCAACGTGTTGGCGACGGCCAAAATATTTGCCAAGCCAAGCTCGCTGATGTTCTCCTGTCTCACTGCCTCTCAGGAGTTTCAGTATGATTTTGTGCCCCCTCCAGATGTAATCCCATTCTGGTATATTGCATGCAACTATGAACCAGCACTGGGATCCATCGTTTTCTGTATGGACTCAAATGCTGATAGTATTTGTCCCTTCTCCAACAGTTTGGAAGTGCTGGCGCTAGGTTGTCAAACTCAAGGGGATAGAACGCTAACACAAACATATTTGATGGAATCAGGAAAGAATGCCACCAAATACATGAAGAATCCTGCATCCGATCCTGATTTCAATTTCACTCAACTCACCACTCCCATCATGTTCAACATGTCCGAAGTTGTCAACAAAAAGGATGCATACTACAACTTTTTCGACAATTTGGATGACTCTACAAAATTCGGCGACTTCACAATCATATACTGGGGTGTCCTTTTGATCCTAATTGGCCTTTTTAATCATATTTCCGCCCACAACTATTTGAAATCGATCTCGTTGAATTCTAGGTTGAACCAATGGAAAGCTTTAGTGGTCTTACCAACCCTCTCCTCATATCATCTGAACCCTGCCAGGTTTAGAGGCATTGCATTTTTTGAAGCCCTCCTTCCACTCAGACAAGAAACATTTGTTTTAATAGCGTACATTTTATTGTGTGTCTATTACACTACTAGTAATTACAAGGTCATCGCTAACAGCCCGTTATTTGGTAGCCCTTACCGTCAATACCTCAGATTCATTTCTGATCGGACTGGGATTTTTGCATTCACCCAATTGCCTTTGTTAATTCTTTTTGGTGGACGAAACAACATTCTAATGACCATTTCAGGTTTGCCTTTCAACACATTCATAATTTTCCACAAGTGGATTTCAAGAGTAATGATGCTTTGCGCAGTGGTACATGCTCACCAATTTGTAATATACTTGGAAGCTACAGGCACTTTTAGAAGATCCCTTGGCGAACTTTACTTTCAATTTGGTGAGCTAGCCTTGCTATGTTGTCTTTTAATTATGGTTCAAAGTGTTTTCtatttcagaaaaagatGCTATGAATTGTTTTTAGTCCTGCACATTTTTTTGGCATTTATCTTTCTGGTCGGGTGCTACTTCCATGTCTCCAAGATTGGATACTCCGAGTGGATTCTTGCAACTCTTGGACTTTGGATTTTGGATAGAGTTTGGAGATTTGTGAATATTTACCGTTATGGCGTCCAAACCGCTCAGCTCACAGTTTTTCACCCCCATTCAACTGATTCCAATAGAGAAGATCCCACGGTTAAAGTCAGCATTCCCAAACCTGCAACTTGGAAAAGCTACCCAGGCTGTTTTGTTTATCTGTACTTCTTAGATCCTCATCTCAAATTCTGGGAATCTCATCCATTTACGATTTACGACTCAACAGACCAATTTGGTGATCCCACTCCAATGATCAATATATACATAAAACCCAAATGTGGGACAACCAAGGCTATCTACGACCAAATTATGTCAAGAGATATAACTGGTGTTAAAGTGCTGGTTGAAGGTCCGTATGGCCATAGGGCACATACAGAAAATTATGACCAACTACTACTATTTGTTGGAGGCAATGGTATTCCAGGTCCTTTCAGCCATGCTGCACGATCAGTCTCTGCTTTGCCATACAAAGACGTTGAAAGCTTTAAGAAAGTTGAACTAGTCTGGTCCATTAAAACACTATCTGCCCTTAATTGGTTCTACGATGAATTGATCCAGTTAAAAGATACTAATGTCTCGGTCACTGTATATGTGACCAGAGGCGACTTGTCCTTAGCAGACGATGACAATTCCTCAACAAGCAGTAATAATAATATAGAGCCAGAGATCCTAACAGAGACGAGccatcttttgaaagatgatacTAATAATAAATCCAAGAAACGAGAGGTCTCTTCGATAATTACCATTGCCGAAAAGTTTCATAACTTGTCCAAGTTCGTTACCTTCATTAGGGGACGACCCAAttttgagaagaaacttgaCCAAGTCATAAACGAATGCTCCCAAGCTTCCAAGATCACTACTATAGGGCTAGTCGCCTGTGGCCCATCTTTGATGTGTGATAACATTCGAAACTTAGTGGCCCACCGCTTGAGCAGAAATGACACAGGAAAATTTAGAATAGACCTTCTAGAGGAGCTACAAGTTTGGTAG
- a CDS encoding Plasma membrane ATP-binding cassette (ABC) transporter required for the export of a-factor, catalyze, with the protein MRLFKRKKDPEKEHLDEKDAQFKNPDDQLNEKFDQLDPATREVLEGQLKGVSFKASLADLYGLLRGWEYLIAFIAYVCSIIAGAALPLMTLVVGDMAQQFTNYFTGVLGRSEFEDKIRDNSLYFVYLGIGLTVFQYLATFLHIVISEIIASRVRQKFVWSILHQNVAFLDSMGSGEITESITSDTRLIQEGVSEKIGMTVECLATVVSALVVAFAKYWKLALVLLSVMVGLIMSATPTTLMLIKMYMKSLESYGKASSIAEETFSAIRTATAFGAHEFQLSRYNIFILESRGYGFKKALWLSLMIGSVWFIVFNTYALAFWQGSRFMVSDNSGIGKILTACMAMLFGAMTIGNVTTHMKDVSVGIGAASKLLAVINREPYLDSSSEDGSKLERVDGSISFRNVTTRYPSRPDITVLSDFTLDVKPGNTVALVGESGSGKSTVIGLLERFYEYLDGDILLDGVSVKDLNIKWLRQQIALVQQEPVLFAASIYENICYGLVGTKYEDAPEEVKRDLVEKACKDANAWEFITQMSHGLDTEVGERGLSLSGGQKQRIAIARAVISQPKILLLDEATSALDTKSEGIVQDALNRLSESRTTLVIAHRLSTIQNADLIVVMSNGRIIERGTHQELIKLRGRYYQLVQVQNINTKINSTQVTKSIAASTISDSENDKPNDSESLIYEPSPEIASDLPPQKKPSVGQLFLMLLKISKGEYHLIIPAMFCALIAGMGFPGLSLLMGHIVEAFQVSGPDEYPHMRSQINKLTGYLFMIGVIEFINYIFLISSLVMASEYLIYKMRYRCFKQYLRQDMAFYDQPQNKVGSLVTMLAKDPQEIEGLSGGTAAQITVSVIIVVVGIIISLITNWRLGLVCTSTVPLLLGCGFFRVYLIIMFEERSLKSYQGSASYACEQVSALRTVISLTREKGIYDKYSKSIKAQVRRSTQSVAKTAIMHGLIQGMVPWIFALGFWYGSKLMIEGRCTNREFFTVLIAILFGAQSAGQIFSYAPGMGKAKQAAANVKKVLDTFPNVIDIESEEGAIVDPSEVKGGIEFRNVTFRYPTRMEVPVLQDLNLTIKPGQYIGLVGASGCGKSTTVGLIERFYDPLSGEVLLDGVDIRNLHLRTYRQALALVQQEPVLFGGSIRDNILLGSIDEVSDDEVIEACREANIYDFVSSLPEGLDTLCGNRGAMLSGGQKQRIAIARALIRNPRVLLLDEATSALDSESEKAVQEAIDRASKGRTTITIAHRLSTIQNCDVIHVFEGGKIIESGKHDELLALGGKYYDLVQLQGLESQN; encoded by the coding sequence ATGAGATTATTCAAGCGAAAGAAAGATCCCGAGAAAGAGCACCTTGATGAGAAGGATGCTCAGTTCAAGAATCCTGACgatcaattgaatgaaaaattcgATCAGTTAGACCCAGCAACGAGGGAAGTTCTGGAGGGACAGCTCAAAGGCGTCTCTTTCAAGGCTTCCCTTGCTGACTTGTATGGTTTGCTTCGAGGCTGGGAATATTTAATTGCATTTATTGCCTATGTTTGCTCCATTATTGCCGGAGCTGCCCTACCTCTAATGACCTTAGTTGTGGGAGATATGGCACAACAATTCACTAATTATTTCACAGGTGTGCTCGGCAGAAgtgaatttgaagataaaatAAGGGACAATTCGTTATACTTCGTCTACTTGGGTATTGGGCTTACAGTGTTTCAATACTTGGCCACCTTTCTGCACATTGTCATCAGTGAAATTATAGCAAGCAGGGTTAGACAGAAGTTTGTATGGTCGATTCTCCATCAAAACGTTGCCTTCTTGGATTCAATGGGGTCCGGGGAAATCACCGAAAGTATTACCTCTGACACGCGACTAATCCAAGAGGGAGTTTCTGAGAAGATTGGAATGACTGTTGAATGCTTGGCTACGGTTGTATCCGCATTAGTTGTCGCATTCGCAAAATACTGGAAATTAGCCCTGGTTCTTTTATCAGTTATGGTAGGGCTTATCATGTCTGCCACTCCAACAACGTTGATGTTAATCAAAATGTACATGAAATCGCTGGAAAGTTATGGTAAGGCCTCTTCTATCGCAGAGGAGACATTTTCTGCCATAAGAACTGCTACTGCATTTGGTGCTCATGAATTCCAGTTAAGTAGATAtaacattttcattttAGAATCCAGAGGTTATGGTTTTAAGAAAGCATTATGGTTATCTTTGATGATTGGGTCTGTCTGGTTCATTGTCTTCAATACTTATGCTCTGGCTTTCTGGCAAGGCTCCAGATTCATGGTTTCAGATAATTCAGGTATTGGCAAGATTTTGACCGCTTGCATGGCCATGCTTTTTGGTGCTATGACCATCGGTAACGTTACAACCCACATGAAAGACGTCTCAGTAGGTATTGGAGCAGCTTCCAAACTGTTGGCAGTAATTAACAGAGAGCCATATCTTGATTCTTCGTCTGAAGATGGTTCGAAGTTAGAGAGGGTTGATGGTAGTATCAGTTTCAGAAATGTAACAACAAGGTACCCTTCGAGGCCTGATATTACCGTTCTTTCTGATTTCACCTTGGATGTAAAGCCAGGCAATACAGTGGCTCTTGTTGGAGAGTCCGGATCCGGTAAATCAACTGTCATTGGGCTGCTAGAAAGATTTTACGAATACCTTGACGGTGATATTTTGTTAGATGGAGTTAGCGTAAAGGATTTAAACATTAAATGGCTTAGGCAACAAATTGCTTTGGTTCAACAAGAACCAGTCTTATTTGCTGCCTCCATCTATGAAAATATCTGTTATGGTCTTGTTGGCACAAAATATGAGGATGCACCTGAAGAAGTCAAAAGGGACTTGGTTGAAAAGGCATGTAAAGATGCAAATGCGTGGGAGTTTATCACGCAGATGAGTCATGGGCTTGACACTGAGGTTGGTGAACGTGGTTTATCTCTTAGTGGGGGGCAAAAACAGCGTATTGCCATTGCAAGAGCTGTCATCTCACAACCCAAGATTCTTTTACTAGATGAAGCAACCAGTGCTCTCGACACAAAATCCGAAGGGATAGTTCAAGATGCCCTCAATAGATTGAGTGAATCGAGGACAACGTTAGTAATTGCTCATAGGTTGAGCACAATCCAGAATGCAGACCTAATTGTTGTCATGAGCAATGGTAGGATTATTGAAAGAGGCACTCACCAAGAattgataaagttgagAGGAAGATACTACCAGCTCGTTCAGGTGCAAAATATCAACACGAAGATTAATAGTACTCAGGTAACAAAATCGATCGCAGCATCTACAATTTCTGATTCTGAGAATGATAAACCTAACGATTCAGAATCCCTGATTTACGAGCCGTCTCCTGAGATAGCTTCTGATTTACCACCCCAAAAGAAACCCTCTGTTGGGCAACTTTTCCTGATGTTGCTGAAGATCAGCAAAGGGGAGTATCATCTTATAATTCCTGCTATGTTTTGTGCACTAATTGCAGGTATGGGGTTTCCAGGTTTATCATTGCTCATGGGCCATATTGTAGAGGCTTTCCAGGTTAGTGGACCCGATGAATACCCTCACATGAGATCTCAAATCAACAAGCTTACCGGATATTTGTTTATGATTGGAGTCATTGAATTTATCAACTATATTTTCTTAATATCCAGTTTGGTAATGGCTTCCGAATATTTGATTTATAAAATGAGGTACAGATGCTTCAAACAGTATCTCAGACAGGACATGGCTTTTTATGATCAACCTCAAAACAAAGTTGGATCGTTGGTGACAATGCTAGCAAAAGATCCTCAGGAAATTGAGGGTTTGTCTGGAGGTACAGCGGCCCAGATCACCGTCTCGGTGATAATTGTGGTTGTTGGTATTATAATATCCCTGATCACCAACTGGAGGCTGGGTCTTGTGTGTACATCGACTGTTCCGTTATTGCTTGGATGTGGCTTTTTCCGCGTTTACCTGATTATAATGTTTGAAGAACGTTCTCTGAAGAGCTACCAAGGCTCAGCGTCTTATGCTTGTGAACAGGTTTCAGCTTTAAGAACAGTCATCTCGTTAACTCGTGAGAAAGGCATATATGACAAGTATAGCAAATCTATCAAGGCTCAAGTTCGAAGATCCACACAGTCTGTGGCCAAGACTGCTATCATGCACGGACTAATTCAAGGTATGGTTCCGTGGATCTTTGCATTAGGCTTTTGGTATGGTAGTAAGCTCATGATTGAAGGTAGATGTACAAACAGAGAGTTTTTTACTGTTTTGATTGCTATTTTGTTTGGAGCTCAGTCTGCCGGTCAAATTTTCTCTTATGCTCCGGGCATGGGTAAGGCCAAACAAGCAGCAGCTAATGTTAAAAAGGTTCTTGATACTTTTCCTAATGTGATAGACATAGAATCTGAGGAAGGGGCCATAGTTGATCCTTCTGAAGTGAAAGGTGGGATTGAATTTAGAAATGTCACTTTTAGGTATCCCACAAGAATGGAAGTTCCTGTATTACAGGACCTCAACTTAACTATAAAGCCTGGTCAATATATTGGCTTAGTGGGCGCTTCAGGATGCGGTAAGAGTACAACTGTTGGCTTGATTGAAAGATTCTATGACCCTTTATCGGGTGAAGTATTGTTGGATGGAGTTGACATTCGTAATTTGCACTTAAGAACGTATCGTCAGGCTTTGGCTTTAGTTCAGCAAGAGCCCGTACTTTTTGGTGGCTCTATTCGTGACAATATCTTGCTTGGAAGTATTGATGAAGTGTCTGACGATGAAGTGATTGAAGCATGTCGAGAAGCAAACATCTATGACTTTGTATCCTCTCTGCCAGAAGGATTGGACACTCTTTGTGGAAATAGAGGAGCGATGCTATCTGGTGGACAAAAGCAGAGAATTGCGATTGCTCGTGCTTTAATTCGAAACCCTCGTGTTCTCTTATTGGACGAAGCAACATCAGCTTTGGATAGTGAAAGTGAAAAAGCTGTACAAGAAGCTATTGATAGGGCCAGTAAGGGTCGAACTACAATCACCATTGCCCATAGACTTAGTACTATTCAAAACTGTGACGTAATCCACGTATTTGAGGGAGGAAAGATTATCGAAAGTGGTAAGCACGATGAACTATTAGCACTGGGAGGAAAATACTACGATCTTGTACAGCTGCAAGGTCTTGAATCTCAAAACTAG
- a CDS encoding Putative hexose transporter, expressed at low levels and expression is repressed by glucose, whose amino-acid sequence MTEESLESTRMSTLGKDKHHKTTPSIVYCLGLALAGIVFGFDIGSIGMINFQTYRDQFGDIVYPSGEKRINEVVLGLIVSGFSLGAALGGLLLPRFADNYGKKPLILFSMFLYFLGSLTVFWAWVWWQVFLGRILNGAGVGCCGVVSVMLISELSPPDLKGPLVSSFQVFTTVGILFGALVIYLCKNERSRWQYRIGLVIQMNLANIVAIVTAFVPESPVYLIKSRQYNKALRSIGRIKGLSPTDHRVETELNDLRERTQLESLNIALSDPNSTSILKGEPRILFRTVIGTILMIFQQLTGINYFFFFGVAIFENAGVEDPFLTPVILGAVNLVFSFLSLWLVSQYPRRWLLISGSFVMMILIFMFSTCGVFFLDSSNGAVVGSIMILLTCFFIGAFACTWGPLSFVVLSELFPIRVRSKSMSIASAMNWTTTFALSLLSPLIIRYIGFWYGYVFAAFLFLSAFFVFYYIPETKYDTIEQIDHYYETMTTFNEFSIGFPTKTFKKRNKSITVKQPEIQLHDV is encoded by the coding sequence ATGACCGAGGAAAGCCTGGAAAGCACTAGAATGTCTACTCTAGGTAAAGATAAACACCACAAAACTACTCCGTCTATTGTCTATTGCCTTGGCTTGGCTCTAGCTGGAATAGTGTTTGGGTTCGACATAGGAAGTATTGGAATGATAAACTTCCAAACATATAGGGACCAATTCGGCGATATTGTATATCCATCAGGAGAGAAAAGAATTAATGAAGTTGTGCTTGGTTTAATTGTATCAGGTTTCAGCTTAGGAGCGGCCCTGGGGGGTCTTTTACTGCCAAGATTTGCAGACAACTACGGAAAAAAACCACTTATTCTCTTTTCTATGTTCCTCTATTTCTTGGGTTCACTGACAGTCTTCTGGGCGTGGGTATGGTGGCAGgtatttcttggaagaattcTCAACGGTGCAGGAGTAGGATGCTGCGGTGTCGTTTCAGTGATGTTGATCAGTGAACTGTCTCCCCCTGATCTGAAGGGGCCTTTGGTCTCCAGTTTTCAAGTCTTCACTACTGTTGGGATTCTTTTTGGAGCACTTGTGATCTATCTCTGtaaaaatgaaagaagCAGATGGCAGTACCGAATTGGCTTAGTAATTCAGATGAACCTGGCCAACATTGTAGCCATTGTTACGGCATTTGTGCCTGAGTCGCCAGTCTACCTGATCAAAAGTAGGCAATATAATAAGGCACTGAGATCAATAGGTAGAATCAAAGGTCTCTCCCCAACAGATCATCGGGTGGAGACCGAGCTGAACGACTTAAGGGAGAGGACTCAACTGGAGTCTTTGAATATAGCCCTGAGCGATCCAAACTCCACAAGCATACTGAAGGGTGAACCTAGGATACTGTTTAGAACAGTGATAGGAACCATCCTAATGATATTCCAACAGTTAACCGGTATAAActactttttcttctttggagtggcaatctttgaaaatgccGGGGTGGAAGACCCGTTTCTGACGCCTGTGATACTTGGAGCTGTCAATCTAGTATTCTCGTTCCTTTCTTTATGGCTGGTGTCTCAGTATCCAAGACGTTGGCTATTAATCAGCGGAAGTTTCGTGATGATGATCTTGATTTTCATGTTTTCCACATGCGGAGTATTTTTCTTAGACTCATCAAATGGAGCAGTGGTGGGCAGCATTATGATCCTTCTGACATGTTTTTTCATAGGAGCATTTGCGTGCACTTGGGGGCCGTTGTCATTTGTAGTTCTCAGTGAATTGTTCCCCATTAGAGTTAGATCAAAGTCCATGTCAATAGCGAGTGCCATGAACTGGACTACGACATTTGCCCTGTCGTTATTGTCTCCCTTGATCATCAGATACATAGGTTTTTGGTACGGATACGTTTTTGCCGCTTTCTTGTTTCTGTCAGCATTCTTCGTTTTCTACTACATACCAGAGACAAAATATGACACCATTGAGCAAATAGATCACTATTACGAAACAATGACCACTTTTAACGAATTCAGCATCGGATTCCCCACAAAAACGTttaaaaaaagaaacaagTCTATTACAGTTAAACAACCAGAAATTCAGCTACATGATGTATGA
- a CDS encoding Aminophospholipid translocase (flippase) that maintains membrane lipid asymmetry in post-Golgi secre gives MGFKQFCKDNFVAVSPKKLKKSDLHNVEISVEDDPFKKSAVIEDKKLDVESSVTESSESFRPHRNLKNRHIQLIGIGGTIGTAIFVSISGALFKGGPLSLFLGFTIWCIPILAVTASTAEMVSYLPITSPFIRMAGICCDDALEFVSGLNFWILTGSLIPYEIVGVNTIIHYWSDSYSPAITICIQIVLYFLINLFSVGIYGETEFWLSVWKVCLAVGLMFFTLVTMSGGNPLNDAYGYRNWNSPSPMMEYISVGALGRFQGFIACLSQACFTISGPDYVSSVAGESANPRKTLPTAFKQVFYRLTFIFIIGVLCIGTVCSPRDPHLIAALEEGRPGSGSSPYVIAMDNLKIKVLPHVVNGALALSAFSSGNSYTYCSSRVLYGLAYTGKAPKIFAYCTKSGIPLYSVLMSLCWAFLSFLEMNTQSQIVLVWIINLVTSSQLLNYTITMLTYTRFYAALKHKGIERKSLPFYAWFQPYTAIFGGFCTFSMIFISQYLLFYPSREYWAISTFLFAFLSLFVIIALFIAYKLVFRTKWKSVDEIDWELELQEVERDQAYFDELAYYDNNAKKPWYDKLIAILVGNNK, from the coding sequence ATGGGTTTCAAACAGTTTTGCAAGGACAATTTTGTAGCTGTCtctccaaagaagctgaagaagtCTGATCTTCATAATGTGGAGATAAGCGTAGAGGACGACcctttcaaaaagtctGCTGTCATCGAAGATAAGAAGTTGGATGTCGAATCTTCAGTGACTGAGAGCTCCGAAAGTTTCCGCCCTCACCGAAACTTAAAGAACAGACACATCCAATTGATTGGAATTGGTGGTACAATCGGAACTGCAATTTTTGTGAGTATCTCAGGGGCTTTATTCAAAGGAGGACCCCTATCGTTGTTCCTAGGGTTTACGATTTGGTGTATCCCAATCTTGGCAGTAACGGCGTCAACTGCTGAAATGGTAAGCTACTTGCCAATTACTTCCCCTTTCATTAGGATGGCGGGAATTTGTTGTGATGACGCTTTGGAATTTGTCTCtggtttgaatttttggaTTCTGACAGGCAGTTTGATTCCCTACGAAATCGTTGGTGTCAACACAATTATTCACTATTGGTCCGATAGCTATTCTCCTGCGATAACTATTTGTATTCAAATCGTGTTGTATTTTTTGATCAACCTGTTTTCCGTGGGTATTTATGGCGAAACAGAATTTTGGTTAAGTGTCTGGAAAGTCTGTCTTGCTGTTGGACTCATGTTTTTCACATTGGTGACCATGTCTGGTGGTAACCCATTGAATGACGCCTATGGATATAGAAACTGGAATTCTCCTTCACCGATGATGGAATACATCAGTGTAGGTGCACTAGGTAGATTTCAAGGTTTTATCGCCTGCCTGAGTCAAGCGTGTTTCACCATTTCAGGTCCCGACTACGTGAGTTCCGTCGCTGGAGAGAGTGccaatccaagaaaaacTCTACCAACCGCATTCAAACAAGTGTTTTACAGATTGACGTTCATTTTTATTATCGGAGTACTGTGTATCGGTACAGTATGCTCTCCAAGAGATCCTCACTTGATTGCCGCTTTAGAGGAGGGTCGGCCAGGTTCCGGTTCTAGTCCTTACGTCATTGCGATggacaatttgaaaatcaaagttttgcCTCATGTTGTGAATGGTGCATTAGCTCTGTCTGCGTTCTCGTCTGGTAACTCGTACACTTATTGTTCCTCCAGGGTGTTGTATGGGTTAGCTTACACTGGAAAGGCTCCAAAGATTTTCGCCTACTGTACAAAGAGTGGTATTCCCTTATACAGTGTTCTTATGTCTCTTTGTTGGGCGTTCCTTTCGTTTTTAGAAATGAACACTCAGTCGCAAATTGTGCTAGTATGGATTATTAACCTGGTTACGTCGTCGCAACTGCTGAACTACACGATTACAATGCTCACATACACAAGATTTTATGCGGCGTTGAAACACAAGGGAatagaaagaaaatcacTCCCATTCTATGCGTGGTTCCAACCCTACACTGCAATATTTGGAGGTTTTTGCACCTTCTCCATGATTTTTATCAGTCAGTACCTGCTTTTCTACCCTTCAAGAGAGTATTGGGCCATCAGCACCTTCCTGTTTGCATTCCTTTCACTATTTGTCATTATAGCTTTGTTCATAGCGTACAAGCTTGTGTTCCGAACGAAATGGAAATCTGTTGACGAAATTGACTGGGAATTAGAACTTCAAGAGGTAGAGAGAGATCAGGCGTATTTCGATGAATTAGCTTACTATGACAACAACGCCAAAAAACCATGGTACGATAAACTCATTGCCATTCTAGTAGGAAACAACaaatga